A genomic segment from Streptomyces longhuiensis encodes:
- a CDS encoding Asp23/Gls24 family envelope stress response protein codes for MTTRIHPPASPPPDSDDEQLRCGRMLFEVWSDWEDGVVDSCPHCERAVQDLDQLGTAVRQMEDATDEAEVSSGFDPAALTQRVMDVVRLELRPGRPLPLSDPADHMWIMESVAARTLRTAAEQVPGVRAGSCRIDPATASGTGKVTVRIGIRAPWSTPDLQELADRVRSRVEQAADRRLGLDIGGVDICITDLDDAPVGDEASAGDDVGADHAPSGDDAPACQDASATTEKGREG; via the coding sequence ATGACCACCCGCATCCACCCGCCCGCCTCTCCGCCGCCCGACTCCGACGACGAGCAGCTCCGTTGCGGACGGATGCTGTTCGAGGTGTGGAGCGACTGGGAGGACGGGGTCGTCGACTCCTGCCCCCACTGTGAGAGAGCCGTCCAGGACCTCGACCAGCTGGGGACGGCCGTCCGGCAGATGGAGGACGCCACCGACGAAGCCGAGGTCTCCTCCGGGTTCGACCCCGCCGCGCTGACGCAGCGCGTCATGGACGTCGTCCGTCTGGAGCTGCGACCGGGGCGTCCGCTGCCCCTGAGCGACCCGGCCGACCACATGTGGATCATGGAGTCCGTCGCGGCCCGTACCCTGCGCACCGCCGCCGAACAGGTACCCGGCGTCCGGGCCGGATCCTGCCGGATCGACCCCGCGACGGCATCAGGCACCGGCAAGGTCACCGTGCGCATCGGCATCCGCGCGCCTTGGTCGACCCCTGATCTGCAGGAACTGGCCGACAGGGTCCGCTCGCGGGTCGAACAGGCCGCGGACCGGCGTCTCGGCCTGGACATCGGCGGCGTCGACATCTGCATCACGGATCTGGACGACGCACCGGTCGGCGATGAAGCATCTGCCGGCGACGACGTAGGCGCCGACCATGCGCCGAGCGGCGACGACGCACCGGCCTGTCAGGACGCGTCCGCCACCACGGAGAAAGGCCGGGAAGGATGA
- a CDS encoding Asp23/Gls24 family envelope stress response protein, with product MTTQQTAPASSNASRVQTAKASPTPSATAVSMGVTGANEPAGSRGKTSIADVVVVKIAGMAAREIPGVHDMGGGLSRTIGAVRDRVPGGRTNVGRGVKVEVGERQTAIDLDLVVEYGVSITDVAGDVRENVIAAVERTTGLEVVEVNITVNDVHLPEEDDATPAEARVE from the coding sequence ATGACCACGCAGCAGACCGCCCCGGCGTCCTCGAACGCCTCCCGCGTACAGACGGCCAAGGCATCGCCGACGCCGTCCGCGACGGCGGTGAGCATGGGAGTCACGGGTGCGAACGAACCGGCTGGCAGCCGCGGCAAGACCTCGATCGCCGACGTGGTCGTGGTCAAGATCGCCGGAATGGCGGCACGGGAGATCCCGGGTGTGCACGACATGGGCGGCGGCCTGTCCCGCACCATCGGCGCGGTCCGCGACCGCGTCCCCGGCGGCCGGACCAACGTGGGCCGCGGCGTGAAGGTCGAGGTCGGCGAGCGGCAGACCGCCATCGATCTGGACCTGGTCGTCGAGTACGGCGTGTCCATCACCGACGTGGCCGGCGACGTACGGGAGAACGTCATCGCGGCCGTCGAACGGACCACCGGCCTCGAGGTCGTCGAGGTCAACATCACCGTGAACGACGTCCACCTGCCCGAGGAGGACGACGCGACCCCGGCCGAGGCCCGCGTCGAGTAA
- a CDS encoding DUF6286 domain-containing Asp23/Gls24 family envelope stress response protein — protein MTGPAQRGTTVIADKAVRRIAERAAEEVLPVPASGTGRASVAVHGRRAAVALRVALPYPAALSDTARRVQRHVAARTGELTGLDIRAARLTVTRLALSSTRTPPVAQAEEMPDQRRPPRRWWSQRRVPMTVVILPVAAACAAVTADVIRVHATGQGAAAWRMTVVSWLAGHGPGDTSVVVAGAVVALLGVWLIVLALTPGRRQQMPLSVASREWNASVDRATVATLIRDAVGDVPGMDTVDVRARRRRVRVRARLAFGDPDQARDQATTAARQALAACRLGRTPRLKMTVTPEPTWQPPSETPAPETQTPADPQLTGEVTAGGER, from the coding sequence ATGACCGGCCCGGCCCAGCGGGGCACGACGGTCATCGCCGACAAGGCGGTCCGCAGGATCGCCGAACGGGCGGCCGAGGAGGTCCTGCCGGTCCCTGCCTCCGGGACCGGCAGGGCCTCGGTGGCCGTCCACGGGCGACGCGCCGCCGTCGCGCTGCGCGTCGCCCTGCCTTATCCGGCGGCGCTGTCCGACACCGCCCGCAGGGTGCAGCGGCACGTGGCGGCCCGGACCGGCGAACTGACCGGTCTGGACATCCGTGCGGCACGACTGACCGTCACGCGGCTTGCCCTGTCCTCGACGCGGACTCCCCCGGTGGCGCAGGCGGAGGAGATGCCGGACCAGCGGCGCCCCCCGCGGCGCTGGTGGTCGCAGCGGCGAGTCCCGATGACCGTCGTAATCCTGCCCGTCGCCGCGGCCTGCGCCGCCGTCACCGCCGATGTGATCCGGGTGCATGCGACGGGCCAGGGCGCCGCGGCGTGGCGGATGACTGTGGTGTCCTGGCTCGCCGGCCACGGGCCCGGGGACACGTCCGTCGTCGTCGCGGGTGCTGTCGTCGCTCTGCTGGGCGTGTGGCTGATCGTGCTCGCGCTGACGCCCGGACGCCGTCAGCAGATGCCCCTGTCCGTGGCCTCGCGCGAGTGGAACGCCTCGGTCGACCGTGCGACGGTGGCCACCTTGATCCGGGACGCCGTCGGAGACGTGCCCGGCATGGACACTGTCGACGTACGGGCGCGCCGGCGACGCGTGCGGGTCCGGGCCCGCCTCGCCTTCGGCGACCCTGATCAGGCCCGCGACCAGGCGACCACCGCCGCACGACAGGCGCTGGCGGCATGCAGGCTGGGCCGCACCCCGCGGCTGAAGATGACGGTCACCCCGGAGCCCACGTGGCAGCCTCCCTCCGAGACCCCGGCCCCCGAGACCCAGACCCCGGCCGACCCGCAGCTCACCGGCGAGGTCACCGCGGGAGGTGAGCGATGA
- a CDS encoding RNA polymerase sigma factor encodes MSGDPTPTRPPDAQAGLDDALLTVRAAEGDEEAFAVLVRRHVPALVRLATRLLSNRVEAEDAVQDAFISAWRRLPEFRGQSSFGTWLHRIVTNRCLNVLRARKPQTALEAVDEMAAPAHTVAPDRIFEGRAAVRDLHEALSGLSAEQRTCWVLRELDDRSYEFIAETVGITQQAVRARVFRARRHLTNALGAWR; translated from the coding sequence GTGTCGGGGGACCCCACACCGACCAGACCGCCTGACGCCCAGGCCGGGCTCGACGACGCGCTGCTGACCGTACGAGCGGCCGAGGGCGACGAGGAGGCCTTCGCCGTCCTGGTGCGCCGTCATGTCCCGGCGCTGGTCCGCCTGGCCACCCGGCTGCTCAGCAACCGCGTCGAGGCCGAGGATGCGGTGCAGGACGCGTTCATCAGCGCCTGGCGCAGGTTGCCCGAGTTCCGTGGCCAGTCGTCCTTCGGCACCTGGCTGCACCGGATCGTCACCAACCGGTGCCTCAACGTCCTGCGTGCCCGCAAACCGCAGACGGCTCTGGAGGCGGTCGACGAGATGGCCGCGCCCGCACACACCGTCGCCCCCGACAGGATCTTCGAGGGGCGCGCCGCGGTCCGCGACCTGCACGAGGCACTGTCGGGCCTGTCGGCCGAGCAGCGCACCTGCTGGGTGCTGAGAGAATTGGACGACCGGTCCTACGAGTTCATCGCGGAGACGGTCGGCATCACGCAGCAAGCCGTCCGCGCACGCGTCTTCCGCGCCCGACGTCATCTGACCAACGCATTGGGGGCCTGGCGATGA